The following are encoded in a window of Armatimonas rosea genomic DNA:
- a CDS encoding phage tail sheath family protein yields the protein MPFPPTISPVPTAIAAFIGHTAKGPTGFQCVTSLAEFQSLFGKGLLGSRLAASTLPGYLTESVALFFLNGGETAYIYSLGSRKVGSATPFLEALTALERLPEPTLLTFPDAVLLDTAPLESVQLAALAHCAKQRNRFCLLDVPAATSLPLRAPLTGDNLSYGALYGPWLKLASGETLPASGAVAGVCARVDRERGVWKAPANTEVRGIAGVTETYTEREVERVNALRVFAGKGVLVWGSRTLATSDNEWRYVPVRRLSLMVEESLRRGLAGLAFEPNDAKTWAQTRSLVESFLMGLWRQGALLGTKPEQAFFVKVGLGTTMTAQDVAAGRLVLEVGLAPARPAEFIILRLTLKTS from the coding sequence ATGCCCTTTCCTCCGACGATCTCCCCTGTTCCCACCGCAATTGCCGCGTTTATTGGCCACACCGCCAAAGGCCCGACGGGCTTTCAGTGCGTGACCTCGCTCGCTGAGTTCCAGAGTCTGTTTGGCAAGGGGCTCCTGGGCTCGCGGCTGGCGGCAAGTACGCTCCCGGGTTACCTCACGGAGTCCGTGGCGCTCTTCTTTTTGAATGGCGGGGAGACGGCCTATATCTACTCGCTTGGCTCCCGCAAGGTAGGGAGCGCAACGCCGTTTCTGGAGGCTCTCACCGCGCTGGAGAGGCTCCCTGAGCCCACCCTCCTCACCTTCCCCGATGCCGTGCTCCTGGACACCGCGCCGCTAGAGAGCGTGCAGCTCGCCGCGCTGGCACACTGCGCCAAGCAGCGCAATCGCTTCTGCCTCCTCGATGTCCCCGCCGCCACAAGCCTGCCGCTCCGCGCCCCCCTCACCGGCGACAATCTCTCGTACGGGGCGCTCTACGGGCCCTGGCTCAAGCTCGCCAGTGGGGAGACGCTCCCTGCCAGCGGCGCGGTGGCGGGTGTCTGTGCACGGGTCGATCGGGAGCGGGGGGTCTGGAAAGCACCGGCGAACACCGAGGTGCGCGGGATCGCCGGCGTCACCGAGACCTACACCGAGCGGGAGGTAGAGCGGGTCAACGCCCTGCGCGTGTTTGCGGGCAAGGGCGTCTTGGTCTGGGGCTCGCGCACCCTGGCCACCAGCGACAACGAGTGGCGCTATGTCCCGGTTCGACGGCTCTCTTTGATGGTGGAGGAGTCCCTGCGCCGCGGGCTAGCGGGGCTAGCGTTTGAGCCCAACGATGCCAAGACTTGGGCACAGACCCGTAGCCTGGTCGAGAGTTTCTTAATGGGTCTCTGGCGGCAGGGGGCACTGCTGGGCACCAAGCCGGAGCAGGCATTCTTTGTGAAAGTAGGGCTGGGGACGACCATGACCGCGCAGGATGTCGCCGCCGGTCGGCTGGTTCTTGAGGTCGGGCTGGCCCCGGCTCGTCCCG
- a CDS encoding YoaK family protein, whose protein sequence is MISKLPKWVWSGTWALAFVGGMVNVVGLLGFEHKAVTHLTGTTSLLATALASLDGPAALHFIAIIGSFFIGTVLSGFLIQDSTLKLGRRYGVALFFESVLLAGAVPLLNRGNLLGIYSASCACGLQNAMMSTYSGAVIRTTHVSGMFTDLGIFLGHFLRGLPVDLQRLRLCLIVISGFLCGGIAGTLAFHQLHYAALFIPATLTATTALVYGGYFVFQRRST, encoded by the coding sequence ATGATTTCAAAGCTACCAAAGTGGGTGTGGTCGGGGACCTGGGCACTGGCGTTTGTCGGGGGCATGGTCAATGTGGTCGGGCTGCTGGGCTTTGAGCACAAGGCGGTGACCCACCTCACGGGCACGACCTCGCTGCTGGCCACGGCCTTGGCGTCCCTGGACGGACCAGCCGCCCTGCACTTTATCGCGATCATCGGCTCGTTTTTTATCGGGACCGTGCTCAGTGGTTTTCTGATCCAAGATAGCACGCTCAAGCTCGGGCGGCGCTATGGGGTGGCCCTCTTCTTCGAGTCGGTGCTCCTCGCCGGAGCAGTTCCCTTGCTCAACCGGGGCAACCTCCTGGGCATCTACTCCGCATCGTGTGCGTGTGGCCTCCAGAACGCGATGATGAGCACCTACAGCGGCGCGGTCATCCGCACCACCCATGTCTCCGGGATGTTCACCGACCTAGGCATCTTTCTGGGGCACTTCCTCCGTGGCCTGCCTGTGGACCTCCAGCGCCTCCGGCTCTGCCTGATCGTCATCTCCGGCTTCCTCTGCGGCGGAATCGCGGGCACCCTCGCCTTTCACCAGCTCCACTACGCCGCGCTCTTCATCCCCGCCACCCTCACCGCCACCACCGCCCTCGTCTACGGCGGCTACTTCGTCTTTCAGCGTCGCAGCACGTAA
- a CDS encoding DUF6785 family protein: MTDKAAVRWGRTLGLALPLIVLNTGWIANSEMRTKVTEITITTLFIGVAFLLFLLSLGNALVRRLAPRAALRPAELFAVYVLLSLSSSVAGIGNLGFFTPFLVNAWRYGPERGWEKFFPYLPANLLGPRDPARLKAFYEGHTSFFTPETLTAWAPALVFWGVFLFLLFSTLLCLAYLLRQRWADQEHLTFPVVALPLELCREGIPLFRNKLFWAGFGIPAFFYTLNTLAGMYPSLPSLPFNKPVDLMALNAPPYSGFGMVVALIHPSGIGFGFLINADMLFSLWVFHLGKKLLNFWGVTQNWRDLGTDTQNEHPDQFPFIQFQAWGAWLVVCLAALFAARRYFATLPQQPGARVALTGAVVGFLAIWVMLVLAGAPWWLPLVLLTIYILLQLTLARLSAETAVLSPLLNWVDPQSMITTLAGTAALSPTDLSHLATLSWFNLDYRAGLLPQALQGFVGMQRSAARLRPFALACLLALAVAITSALLWDMQFYHVNGAGTANVNPYRLLASSSPWARLAGWVSQPRPPDSHAWLGALFGAGMTLLLGYLRTRFVGFPLSPAAYVLNLTWANELFWLDLFIAWILKASVLRYGGIKLYRTALPFFLGLILGDFVTGAFWSLVGLGLGAEIYRTFPN, encoded by the coding sequence ATGACAGACAAGGCAGCGGTGCGGTGGGGGCGAACACTGGGGCTGGCCTTGCCGCTGATCGTGCTCAACACGGGCTGGATCGCCAACTCGGAGATGCGCACCAAGGTCACCGAGATCACGATCACGACTCTGTTTATCGGGGTGGCATTTCTGCTCTTTCTGCTGAGTCTCGGCAACGCGCTGGTGCGACGGCTCGCCCCCCGAGCGGCTCTGCGCCCGGCGGAGCTCTTTGCGGTCTATGTCCTCCTCTCGCTCAGCTCGTCGGTGGCGGGCATCGGCAACCTGGGCTTTTTCACGCCCTTTCTGGTCAATGCCTGGCGCTACGGCCCCGAGCGCGGCTGGGAGAAGTTCTTCCCGTACCTACCGGCAAACCTCCTCGGCCCGCGCGACCCGGCGCGGCTCAAGGCCTTCTACGAGGGGCACACCAGCTTCTTCACGCCCGAGACGCTCACCGCTTGGGCACCGGCGCTGGTGTTCTGGGGCGTGTTTTTGTTCTTGCTCTTCTCGACCCTACTATGCCTGGCCTATCTCTTGCGCCAGCGCTGGGCCGATCAGGAGCACCTGACGTTTCCCGTGGTCGCGCTCCCGCTGGAGCTCTGCCGCGAGGGTATTCCCCTCTTTCGGAACAAGCTGTTCTGGGCGGGGTTTGGCATCCCAGCGTTCTTCTACACCCTCAACACCTTGGCCGGCATGTACCCCAGCTTGCCGTCGCTGCCGTTCAACAAGCCCGTCGATCTCATGGCGCTCAACGCCCCGCCCTACAGTGGGTTTGGGATGGTGGTCGCCCTGATCCATCCGTCGGGGATCGGCTTTGGGTTCCTCATCAACGCCGACATGCTCTTCTCGCTCTGGGTGTTTCATCTGGGCAAGAAGCTCCTCAACTTCTGGGGTGTCACCCAAAACTGGCGGGATTTGGGCACGGACACCCAAAACGAGCACCCCGACCAGTTCCCCTTTATCCAGTTTCAGGCCTGGGGTGCCTGGCTCGTGGTGTGTCTCGCGGCGCTCTTCGCCGCCCGGCGCTACTTCGCCACTCTCCCCCAGCAGCCCGGCGCCCGGGTCGCACTGACGGGAGCCGTGGTCGGTTTCCTGGCGATCTGGGTGATGCTCGTGCTTGCCGGTGCGCCCTGGTGGCTCCCGCTGGTCTTGCTGACGATCTACATTCTCCTCCAGCTCACCCTCGCCCGCCTCAGCGCCGAGACTGCGGTGCTCTCGCCGCTGCTGAACTGGGTGGACCCACAGAGCATGATCACCACCCTCGCCGGGACCGCAGCCCTCTCCCCCACCGATCTCTCCCACCTGGCGACCCTCTCCTGGTTCAACCTGGACTACCGCGCGGGGCTCCTGCCGCAGGCGCTCCAAGGCTTTGTGGGGATGCAGCGCTCCGCCGCCCGCCTGCGCCCCTTTGCCCTCGCCTGCCTGCTCGCGCTCGCGGTTGCGATCACCAGCGCCCTGCTCTGGGACATGCAGTTCTACCATGTCAACGGCGCGGGCACCGCCAATGTCAACCCCTACCGCTTGCTCGCCAGCAGCTCCCCGTGGGCGCGCCTCGCGGGCTGGGTCTCGCAGCCGCGCCCCCCAGACTCCCACGCCTGGCTGGGCGCACTCTTCGGCGCGGGCATGACCCTGCTCTTAGGCTATTTGCGCACGCGCTTTGTCGGCTTCCCGCTCTCGCCCGCGGCCTATGTCCTCAACCTCACCTGGGCCAACGAGCTCTTCTGGCTGGACTTGTTCATCGCCTGGATCTTAAAAGCCAGCGTCCTGCGCTACGGCGGCATCAAGCTCTACCGCACCGCGCTCCCCTTCTTCCTCGGCCTCATCCTCGGCGACTTTGTCACGGGCGCGTTCTGGTCCCTGGTCGGGCTGGGGCTGGGCGCGGAGATCTACCGTACTTTCCCGAACTAA
- a CDS encoding HemK family protein methyltransferase, which produces MTLSLFLASATQRLADAGIPAAEARTEARILVQHALGLTREQLILRSDSPVDGGQGALLEPLLIRRANREPLAYILGERGFYGLSFQVTPAVLIPRPETEHLLEAVLAFSPPPAALPPPAALPPPAALPPPARLGSPPPPASRRGAASPPSPPSQRGTSDQPEGGTEWCEVGGGKKRGALLDIGTGSGCIAVTLAKLLPEVQVWATDISEAALDVARENAVRHGVSVEFRRGDLLAPLPPELCFEVIVSNPPYIAPAEAPTLEPEVRDFEPHTALFDPSLGGDGLTLYRRLAAEAPARLVAGGLLAVEVGQGQAEAVAQLWREAGLAEVAITLDLAGIGRVVSGRKP; this is translated from the coding sequence GTGACGCTCTCTCTCTTTCTTGCAAGTGCCACCCAGCGCCTCGCCGATGCGGGCATTCCCGCTGCGGAGGCCCGCACCGAGGCTCGGATTCTGGTGCAACACGCCCTCGGTCTCACCCGCGAGCAGCTGATCTTGCGCTCGGATTCCCCCGTGGATGGGGGCCAGGGGGCACTTCTGGAGCCGCTTCTAATCCGCCGTGCAAACCGCGAGCCGCTGGCCTATATCCTTGGGGAGCGCGGGTTCTACGGCCTGAGCTTTCAGGTCACCCCCGCCGTGCTCATCCCCCGCCCGGAGACGGAGCATTTGCTGGAAGCTGTGCTTGCGTTTTCGCCTCCCCCGGCCGCTCTACCTCCCCCGGCCGCTCTACCTCCCCCGGCCGCTCTACCTCCCCCGGCTCGCTTAGGCTCGCCACCCCCTCCGGCTTCGCGAAGGGGGGCGGCATCCCCTCCATCCCCCCCTTCGCAGCGAGGAACGAGCGATCAGCCGGAGGGGGGGACCGAGTGGTGCGAGGTCGGGGGAGGTAAAAAGCGCGGGGCTCTCCTGGATATCGGCACGGGCTCGGGGTGCATTGCGGTGACCCTCGCCAAGCTCTTGCCCGAGGTGCAGGTCTGGGCGACCGATATCTCCGAGGCGGCACTGGACGTAGCCCGGGAGAACGCGGTGCGGCACGGGGTATCGGTGGAGTTTCGGCGGGGGGACTTGCTTGCGCCCTTGCCACCGGAGCTCTGCTTTGAGGTGATTGTCAGCAACCCGCCCTATATCGCCCCTGCCGAGGCACCCACCCTGGAGCCCGAGGTGCGCGACTTCGAGCCGCACACCGCGCTCTTTGACCCGAGTTTGGGGGGCGATGGGCTAACGCTCTACCGCCGACTGGCGGCCGAGGCACCGGCGCGGCTTGTGGCGGGGGGGCTGCTCGCGGTGGAGGTGGGGCAGGGGCAGGCCGAGGCCGTGGCGCAGCTCTGGCGGGAGGCGGGGTTGGCAGAGGTCGCGATCACGCTGGATCTGGCGGGGATTGGGCGCGTCGTCTCGGGGAGAAAGCCCTAG
- a CDS encoding TOBE domain-containing protein, translating into MSIHTLPPGAFTPERIEQIARLGQQDPVVRGYRSFHSLQEGRIVWLLDAPSKEAVVAWCKKVGLPLDGVTELELEGHVGVIRPARMGIPNQLQAIVEQVQSDGVVGLATLRLRSGDTICALIDSDECEPLGIVPGAEVLALCKATSISLARTDQEENPMKLSFPNQIRGKVVNIISSSTLVIIYIDTPAGQVVSAMIPSAAEQIELKVGDEVTALFKALDVSLAKS; encoded by the coding sequence ATGAGTATCCACACCCTGCCGCCGGGTGCCTTCACGCCTGAGCGGATTGAGCAGATCGCGCGCCTCGGCCAGCAGGACCCGGTCGTGCGGGGCTACCGCAGCTTCCACAGCCTGCAAGAGGGTCGCATTGTCTGGCTCCTGGATGCCCCCAGCAAGGAGGCGGTCGTGGCGTGGTGCAAGAAAGTCGGGCTGCCCCTGGATGGCGTCACCGAGCTGGAGCTGGAGGGCCATGTCGGGGTGATCCGCCCCGCACGCATGGGCATCCCCAACCAGCTCCAGGCAATTGTCGAGCAGGTCCAGAGCGATGGCGTTGTCGGGCTTGCCACCCTGCGGCTCCGCTCGGGGGACACGATCTGCGCCCTGATCGACAGCGATGAGTGCGAGCCGCTGGGCATTGTCCCCGGCGCGGAGGTCCTGGCGCTCTGCAAGGCGACCAGCATCTCGCTGGCACGCACCGACCAAGAAGAGAACCCTATGAAGCTAAGCTTTCCCAACCAGATCCGGGGCAAGGTGGTCAATATCATCTCCAGCTCCACCCTCGTGATTATCTATATCGACACCCCCGCAGGCCAGGTGGTCTCCGCGATGATCCCCTCCGCCGCGGAGCAGATCGAGCTCAAGGTGGGCGATGAGGTGACCGCGCTCTTCAAGGCGCTCGATGTCTCGCTCGCCAAGAGCTAG
- a CDS encoding DNA-3-methyladenine glycosylase I: MSYCEFVRSGKAHPVHVHYHDQVYGFPVESDDALFERLVLEINQAGLSWETILKKQEGFRAAYDSFEIARVAAYGDDDIARLLADPGIIRNRLKVRAAVTNARKILELQASYGSFKSWLDSHHPQEKPAWVALFKKTFAFTGGEIVGEFLMSCGYLPGAHDPDCPVQPPRPLSA; the protein is encoded by the coding sequence ATGAGCTACTGCGAGTTTGTCCGCTCCGGCAAGGCGCACCCGGTCCATGTCCACTACCACGACCAGGTCTACGGCTTCCCGGTGGAGAGCGACGATGCCCTCTTTGAGCGGCTGGTGCTGGAGATCAACCAGGCAGGGCTGAGCTGGGAGACGATCCTCAAGAAACAAGAGGGCTTCCGCGCAGCCTACGATAGCTTCGAGATCGCGAGAGTGGCGGCCTACGGCGACGACGACATCGCGCGCTTGCTGGCCGACCCGGGCATTATCCGCAACCGGCTCAAGGTGCGCGCCGCGGTCACCAACGCCCGCAAGATCTTGGAGCTTCAGGCAAGCTACGGGAGCTTCAAGAGCTGGCTTGACTCCCACCATCCCCAAGAGAAGCCCGCCTGGGTCGCGCTCTTTAAGAAGACCTTTGCCTTCACCGGCGGCGAGATTGTGGGGGAGTTTCTGATGAGCTGTGGCTACCTCCCCGGCGCCCACGACCCCGACTGCCCCGTTCAGCCCCCGCGCCCCCTGAGCGCCTGA